The nucleotide sequence GTACAAGGAAACCGCCCGCGGCGGCTTGGCCATCCACGTGTTGGAAGTGCCGGTGAACGTGGTCGAATGTTGAGGCCTCGCACCCACGATAGCCACGAAAATGGACGGGCAAAAAGCCTGAAAACGGTCTAAACCATGCAAACCATGATGTTTGGTTCACCTGTCGACAGAGGCTTGCACTTATATGTCGCAATCCGTTACCGACCTGTCGCGAGTGAATCAGCTGCTGGCGCAGCCCAGACATAGAGTTCCGCGTTCCATAGTCCGGTGATTCACCGGCCAACCAGAGCCCAGTGCACATGTCAGACGATATCCAGCAGCACGATGACGATGAAGAAGACATCATCCTGTCTGAACTCGAGACCGACGAGCTCGTCGAGCAGATGCACGATGACCTCTACAACGGCCTGAAAGAGGAAATCGTCGAAGGCACCGAGATCCTGCTGGAGCGCGGTTGGGCACCGGACAAGGTCCTGGCTGACGCCCTGGTCGAGGGCATGCGCATCGTCGGTATCGATTTCCGCGACGGCATTCTGTTCGTGCCCGAGGTGTTGATGGCCGCCAACGCAATGAAAGGCGGCATGGCCATCCTCCGTCCCCTGCTCGCCGAGACCGGCGCCGAAACGGTCGGCAAGATGGTGATCGGCACGGTCAAGGGCGACATCCACGACATCGGCAAGAATCTGGTCTCGATGATGATGGAGGGCGCCGGCTTCGAGGTGATCGACATCGGCATCAACAACCCGGTCGAGAACTACCTCGAGGCGATCGAGGAACACAAGCCGGACATTCTCGGCATGTCCGCGTTGCTCACCACCACCATGCCCTACATGAAGGTCGTCATAGACACCCTCAAGGAACAAGGCATGCGCGACGACTACATCGTGCTGGTCGGGGGTGCCCCGCTGAACGAGGAGTTCGGTCAGGCGATCGGCGCCGACGCCTACTGCCGTGACGCCGCTGTTGCCGTCGAAACCGCGAAATCCATGGTGGCCGAGCGCCGCGCCGCGCGCTGACGCGCGGCCTCGCCGTGGTCGGTGGAACCTTGCCATGCCGTGTGACACCGAATCCAGCCGCAAGACGCGATCCCCCGACACCCCTGTTGCCAAGACCACACTTGTCATTGCCTGTGGTGCGCTTGCGCACGAAATCACGGCCTTGCAACGACTCGGCAACTGGCAACACATTGCCGTTCAATGCCTGCCAGCCGAGCTGCACAACCGACCCGACAAGATCCCTGAAGCGGTACGGGCCAAGATCCAGGCGGGTCGTGATCGTTTCGCGCACCTGTTTGTCGCGTATGCCGACTGCGGCACCGGCGGTCTGCTCGACAAGGTGCTGCGCGAGGAAGGCGTGGAGCGCTTGCCCGGCGACCACTGCTACGGTTTTTTCGCCGGGCAAAACGCATTCGATGCGATTAGCGAGGCCGAGCTTGGCACGTTTTACCTGACCGATTTTCTGGCGCGCCACTTCGACCGCTTGATCTGGCGGGGCATGGGGTTGGAGGCGCACCCGGAACTGTTGCCCATGATGTTCGGCAACTACACACGCCTGCTCTACCTTGCGCAGAAGCCTACGGACGACTTGCAGCACCGTGCGCAACAGGCTGCCGACAAGCTTGGCTTGCGCTACGAGTTCAAGCAAACGGGGTATGGCGAACTCGCCACAGAACTGACATCCGTCGCGGAGAAAACAATCACATGGCGAAACTTGTAACCATTTGGTGGCGGGACATCCCCTCACAGGTCACCGTAAAAAAAGGCCGCAAGAACGGAAAAGTCCTGTTATCCGAGCGCTTCCAGGAAGCGATAGACAGGGCCGCAATGCGTGCGGGGAAAAAGACCACCGACGAGTACCTCGAGGACTGGCGGCGTGAAGAGAGAGAGGTCGAGGGCGAGTTGCAAGCAATCGCAGACGCCGAGGCCGCTGCACTGGAGGCTCGGTACAGTGATGACGATCTGAAACAACTGGAGCGCCAACACGGCCACGCGCAAACCGCCGACAACTGACCGGTCCCGCCACAACGCCCTACAGGCAGACAAATAGATGAACTCCGATATCAACACCAGCGACATTGAGAGCACAGTCCAGGCTTTCATGCGGGACTTTACGCTCGAGACGACACCTGGGCAGGCCGCCAAGCTCGAAAGCTACCAGGGCATCCTGCGCGAGGGCACGACCGTGGCCGTGACCTTCCTGCCCGGTTCCGACTACCGCGACACGGTGAAAACCGCTGCACGCTTGCGCGCCGAAGGCTTCGAACCCGCTCCGCACTTTGCCGCGCGATCGATCGCCAGCCGCGATGAATTCAACGACTTTGTCGCACGGTGCGCTGGCGAAGCCGGCGTCAACCACGTCGTCGCCCTGGCCGGTGGCGTGGACAACCCTGTCGGCCCCTACGACAGCTCGATGGCCATTCTCGAGACCGGTATTTTTGACAAGCATGGCATCGCGAAGGTTGGTGTGGCGGGTCATCCCGAGGGCAGCCCGGATATCAGCGATGCCCTGCTCACCGAAGCGTTGCAATGGAAGAATGCGTTGTCCGAGCGCACCGACGCAGAGCTGTATATCGCGACTCAGTTCGTGTTCGAAGCCGAACCCGTGATCGCCTGGGACAAAGCGATCCAGGCCGAGGGCAACCGACTGCCGATCCACATTGGTGTGCCGGGCCTCGCGACCATCAAGACCTTGCTGGCGCACGCCAAGGCCTGCGGCGTCGGGCCGTCCATGCGCTTTCTCACCCGACAGGCGATGAACGTCGCCAAGCTCATGACCGTCAGTGCACCGGACAAACTGGTCACAGCGCTCGCCCAGTACCAGGCGACCGACCCCGATTGCGGCATCAGCCATGTGCACATGTACCCGCTGGGCAGCTTCAAGAAAACCGCGGACTGGAGCTACGCCGTCGCCGACGGCGCGATCCGGATGAACGCGAAACGTGACGGATTCGAGGTCGATCTGCCCTCGGCTTGAGGCGGATTCAACGCGGCTTTGAGCCGCCGTCACCCCCGAGACACCTGTACAGTTGTTAGGCTGTACGCGACACAGAGCACCCCAACATGAGTGAAACAGTTCTCACATCAGCGAGCGGAAAGGAATGGGTCATGGGTTTCGACCGTCCTTTCACGATCATCGGCGAACGCATCAACCCGACTGGCCGAAAGATCCTCGCCGAGGAAATGAAAAACGGTGACTTCTCGCGCGTCGAGGCCGACGCGGTTGCCCAGGTGCAAGCCGGCGCGCACATGCTCGACGTCAACGCCGGCATCCCCTTGGCGGACGAACCCGGCCTGCTCGCCAAGTCGATCGAACTTGTTCAGAACCTGTGCCCGAACACGCCGATCTCCATTGACTCCTCGATCCACGAAGCACTCGAAGCCGGCCTCGCCGTGTGTAAGGGCCGCCCCCTGCTCAACTCAGTGACCGGTGAGACCGATCGCCTTGAAGCCGTGCTGCCGCTGGTGAAGAAGTACGATTGTGCCGTGGTTGCCATATCAAACGACGAGACAGGCATCTCGGAGGACCCGGAGGTCCGCTACGCTGTCGCCAAGAAGATCGTTGAACACGCGGCAGACCACGGCATCAAACCGCACGACATTGTCGTCGACCCTTTGGTCATGCCGATCGGTGCCCTGGGCCAGGCCGGCCGCCAAGTGTTCGACATTCTGCACAAAATCCGCAAGGAACTGCGTTGCAACACAACCTGTGGCGCTTCAAACATCAGCTTCGGCTTGCCCAACCGCCACGGCATCAACGCGCATTTTCTCGCCATGGCGGCGTCGCACGGGATGACCTCGGCCATCATGAACCCGCTGCACGAACCCGAGGCGCAAGCCATTCGCGCAGCCAACGTGTTGATGGCCAACGACGCGGACTGCATGGCATGGATCCAGCAGTACCGCGAGCCGCCTGCAGCGGGCAGCGAGGGCGCACGCGGTCGGCGTACCAGCCGCCGCCGCCGCGGGTAATCGGCCGGCCGCGACACCGGTGGCGCACGCCAGCGCCACCCCGGACCGACACCCGTCCCCCCTCTGACACCGTGACGATCGGAGCATGCTATGAGCAGTCAAGATCACCGCACACCGGGCCTCGCTCACGTTGCCCCTACCGAAATTGCGAGTGAAGATGCGCTGATCGTGTTCACGCCGTCGGGACGACGGGGGCGCTTTCCGAAGGGCACGCCATTGCTGAATGCCGCCCGCGCCCTGGGTGTCGACATCGATTCCGTGTGTGGCGGCCGCGGCCTCTGCGGCCGGTGTCAGGTGCTGTGCATGGAGGGCAGTTTCCCCAAACACCGCATCGAATCAACGCCAGCCAGCCTGTCGGCCTTCACGAAAACCGAATCCCGGTTCGAACGTGTCAAGAAAACCAAACTCGACGGGCGACGCCTGAGCTGCCAGGCCACCCTGCTCGACGATGTGGTCATCGATGTGCCGGCTGACAGCCAGGTGCACAAGCAGGTGGTGCGCAAGGACGCCGCCTACATCGACATCGAGCTCGACCCGATCGTCCGGCTCTACTATGTCGAGGTGCAAGAGCCGGACATGCACGACCCGAGCGGCGACCTGCGTCGACTCAAATCCGCGCTGGAGTTCGAATGGCGACTCGAGGGTCTGACCACTGACGCCAGCCTGTTGCAGCACATTCAACCGGTTCTGCGCGAGGGCAACTGGAAGGTCACGGTTGCGGTCTACCGCGACGAGAAGATCATGGCGATCTGGCCGGGTTTTCGTGACAAGGCCTACGGCTTGGCGGTGGACGTCGGCAGCACCACCATCGCCGCCCACCTGTGTGACCTCGCCAGTGGCGAGGTGGTCAATTCCGCTGGCATCATGAACCCGCAGATCCGCTTCGGCGAAGACCTCATGAGCCGCGTGTCCTACGTCATGATGCACGAAGGCGGCGACCTCGACATGACCGAGGCTGTGCGCGACTCGCTGAACAGCCTGATCGAGGCAATCTGCGAGGGAACCGACGCAACGCCGGAGACCATCCTGTCGTTGACCTTCGTTGCCAACCCGGTGATGCACCACTTGTTGCTCGGCATCAACCCGGTTGAACTCGGGGGCGCCCCCTTCGCACTCGCGATCGACGAGGCCCTGAACTGTTTCGCGCGCGATCTCGATTTGCGGGTGCACCACAATGCCCGCGTGTACGTGTTGCCGTGCGTGGCCGGCCACGTCGGCGCGGACACCGCAGGGGTGATGCTGTCCGAGCAACCCGACACCTTTGACGAGGTGAGCCTGCTTGTCGATGTCGGCACCAACGCCGAAATCGTGTTGGGTAACCGGCAGAAGCTGCTGGCGTGTTCCAGCCCGACCGGACCGGCCTTCGAAGGGGCACAGATCAGTGGCGGGCAGCGCGCCGCACCGGGGGCAATCGAGCGCGTGCGCATCGACAAGACAACCCTCGAACCCCGCTTCTCCATCATCGGCGTCGAGCACTGGTCCAACGAGGACGGCTTCGAATCCGCCCTCAACGACACCGGTGTCACCGGTATCTGCGGCTCAGGCATCATCGAAGTGGTTGCCGAGATGTACCTCAGCGGCATCATCAACCAGGACGGTGTCATTGACGGGGCCCTCAGCGCCACCAACCCGCGCGTGTTCGAGGACGGCCGCACGCACAGCTACCTCCTCTACGACGGCGAGGTACGCATCGTGATCACCCAGAACGATGTCCGCCAGATTCAACTCGCCAAGGCGGCGTTGTATGCCGGCGTCAAGCTGTTGATGGAACACATGGACATCGACGCGGTCGATCGCATCCGACTCGCCGGTGCTTTCGGGTCCCACATCGACGTGACATACGCGATGGTGCTCGGGTTGATACCGGATTGCGGGTTGAACGAGGTGCGCTCGACCGGCAACGCAGCAGGTTCCGGCGCGCGCATCGCGTTACTCGACCGCAAGTCGCGCGAGCGCGTCGAAGAGATGGTGCGCAACGTCGAGAAGATCGAAACCGCGGTGGAACCGCGATTTCAGGAACACTTTGTCAACGCGATGGCCTTCCCCAACAAGGTGGACGCGTTTCCGCGTCTGCAGGAAGCGGTCACGCTGCCGGAGAACAAGGTGGTCGAGGCAGCCGGTGCCGAGGGACGCGGACGACGGCGACGCCGCGCACGTCGCGGCTAGGCGCGCCCTCCCTCAGCCTGCCCGAGCCGCCTTTGAACCTGTGCTCACGCTGCGGCGCGGCACACGGTATCCCTGAGTTGCCGTTGTCACGCCGTCCACACGGCACGGCACCCGCCGCGATGCGCTGGATGGCGCTGACAGGCCACGTGCGCTCGACCGGGGCCGAGAAGGGGAGTGGCGTACTGTCAACGCACCGGAGCACTCGGACGGTGGCCCGATCGCCAAACGAGCCTCACGGCACGAGCGCAAGCATGATCTCGTTCCGGCGCAGCATCGGCAGTGTCCAAGGCGGATTGTAGAACGCGTACTTCGGGCTGCCTGTCACGGCGAGCCCGCGACGTTCCACAAAGCGCCTCAGCTCGGACTCGTGTGAGTGCACATTGCTGTCCGTGTTTCTGCCTGAGAAGGTAATGGCGACGACCGTTTGCGCCGGTACCGCCTTGAGGGTGACGCGGTTGTTCACGG is from Pseudomonadota bacterium and encodes:
- a CDS encoding B12-binding domain-containing protein, with the protein product MSDDIQQHDDDEEDIILSELETDELVEQMHDDLYNGLKEEIVEGTEILLERGWAPDKVLADALVEGMRIVGIDFRDGILFVPEVLMAANAMKGGMAILRPLLAETGAETVGKMVIGTVKGDIHDIGKNLVSMMMEGAGFEVIDIGINNPVENYLEAIEEHKPDILGMSALLTTTMPYMKVVIDTLKEQGMRDDYIVLVGGAPLNEEFGQAIGADAYCRDAAVAVETAKSMVAERRAAR
- a CDS encoding DUF1638 domain-containing protein, coding for MPCDTESSRKTRSPDTPVAKTTLVIACGALAHEITALQRLGNWQHIAVQCLPAELHNRPDKIPEAVRAKIQAGRDRFAHLFVAYADCGTGGLLDKVLREEGVERLPGDHCYGFFAGQNAFDAISEAELGTFYLTDFLARHFDRLIWRGMGLEAHPELLPMMFGNYTRLLYLAQKPTDDLQHRAQQAADKLGLRYEFKQTGYGELATELTSVAEKTITWRNL
- a CDS encoding virulence factor; amino-acid sequence: MAKLVTIWWRDIPSQVTVKKGRKNGKVLLSERFQEAIDRAAMRAGKKTTDEYLEDWRREEREVEGELQAIADAEAAALEARYSDDDLKQLERQHGHAQTADN
- a CDS encoding methylenetetrahydrofolate reductase, which produces MNSDINTSDIESTVQAFMRDFTLETTPGQAAKLESYQGILREGTTVAVTFLPGSDYRDTVKTAARLRAEGFEPAPHFAARSIASRDEFNDFVARCAGEAGVNHVVALAGGVDNPVGPYDSSMAILETGIFDKHGIAKVGVAGHPEGSPDISDALLTEALQWKNALSERTDAELYIATQFVFEAEPVIAWDKAIQAEGNRLPIHIGVPGLATIKTLLAHAKACGVGPSMRFLTRQAMNVAKLMTVSAPDKLVTALAQYQATDPDCGISHVHMYPLGSFKKTADWSYAVADGAIRMNAKRDGFEVDLPSA
- a CDS encoding dihydropteroate synthase codes for the protein MSETVLTSASGKEWVMGFDRPFTIIGERINPTGRKILAEEMKNGDFSRVEADAVAQVQAGAHMLDVNAGIPLADEPGLLAKSIELVQNLCPNTPISIDSSIHEALEAGLAVCKGRPLLNSVTGETDRLEAVLPLVKKYDCAVVAISNDETGISEDPEVRYAVAKKIVEHAADHGIKPHDIVVDPLVMPIGALGQAGRQVFDILHKIRKELRCNTTCGASNISFGLPNRHGINAHFLAMAASHGMTSAIMNPLHEPEAQAIRAANVLMANDADCMAWIQQYREPPAAGSEGARGRRTSRRRRG
- a CDS encoding ASKHA domain-containing protein, with product MSSQDHRTPGLAHVAPTEIASEDALIVFTPSGRRGRFPKGTPLLNAARALGVDIDSVCGGRGLCGRCQVLCMEGSFPKHRIESTPASLSAFTKTESRFERVKKTKLDGRRLSCQATLLDDVVIDVPADSQVHKQVVRKDAAYIDIELDPIVRLYYVEVQEPDMHDPSGDLRRLKSALEFEWRLEGLTTDASLLQHIQPVLREGNWKVTVAVYRDEKIMAIWPGFRDKAYGLAVDVGSTTIAAHLCDLASGEVVNSAGIMNPQIRFGEDLMSRVSYVMMHEGGDLDMTEAVRDSLNSLIEAICEGTDATPETILSLTFVANPVMHHLLLGINPVELGGAPFALAIDEALNCFARDLDLRVHHNARVYVLPCVAGHVGADTAGVMLSEQPDTFDEVSLLVDVGTNAEIVLGNRQKLLACSSPTGPAFEGAQISGGQRAAPGAIERVRIDKTTLEPRFSIIGVEHWSNEDGFESALNDTGVTGICGSGIIEVVAEMYLSGIINQDGVIDGALSATNPRVFEDGRTHSYLLYDGEVRIVITQNDVRQIQLAKAALYAGVKLLMEHMDIDAVDRIRLAGAFGSHIDVTYAMVLGLIPDCGLNEVRSTGNAAGSGARIALLDRKSRERVEEMVRNVEKIETAVEPRFQEHFVNAMAFPNKVDAFPRLQEAVTLPENKVVEAAGAEGRGRRRRRARRG